In one window of Echeneis naucrates chromosome 17, fEcheNa1.1, whole genome shotgun sequence DNA:
- the ap1s3b gene encoding AP-1 complex subunit sigma-3b isoform X1 — MWTVPPGDKQMRFLLLFSRQGKLRLQKWFMPMSEREKKKIIRDMTTMVLARQPRTCNFLHWKDLKIIYKRYASLYFCLAVESQENELLALEIIHRYVELLDKYFGNVCELDIIFNFEKAYFILDEFLMGGEIQETSKQIVNRSIEASDMLQETMEEYMSKPAF; from the exons ATGTGGACAGTTCCTCCTGGAGACAAA cagatgcgcttcctgctgctcttcagtcGCCAGGGGAAGCTGCGTCTACAGAAATGGTTCATGCCCATGtcagaaagggagaaaaagaagatcATCAGGGACATGACAACCATGGTGTTGGCACGGCAACCACGAACTTGTAACTTCCTGCACTGGAAAGACCTTAAAATTATTTACAAGAG ATATGCAAGTCTGTATTTCTGCTTGGCTGTAGAGAGCCAGGAGAATGAACTTCTAGCCTTGGAGATTATACATCGCTACGTGGAGCTGCTGGACAAATACTTTGGCAAT GTGTGTGAGCTGGATATCATCTTTAACTTTGAGAAGGCCTATTTCATCCTGGATGAGTTTCTAATGGGAGGTGAGATACAAGAAACGTCCAAACAGATTGTGAACCGCTCTATTGAGGCATCAGATATGTTGCAGGAG ACCATGGAAGAATATATGAGCAAACCTGCGTTTTAA
- the LOC115057187 gene encoding cullin-3-like isoform X2, which yields MSNLKGGTKKDTKMRIRAFPVREDVLNSLNNNFLQTLNQAWNDHQTAMVMIRDILMYMDRVYVQQNNVENVYNLGLIIFRDQVVRYGCIRDHLRQTLLDMIARERKGEVVDRGAIRNACQMLMILGLDGRSVYEEDFECPFLDMSAEFFQMESQKFLAENSASVYIKKVEARINEEIERVMHCLDKSTEEPIVKVVERELISKHMKTIVEMENSGLVHMLKNGKTEDLACMYKLFSRVPNGLKTMCECMSSYLREQGKALVSEEGEVKNPVDYIQGLLDLKTRFDRFLLESFNNDRLFKQTIAGDFEYFLNLNSRSPEYLSLFIDDKLKKGVKGLTEQEVESILDKAMVLFRFMQEKDVFERYYKQHLGRRLLSNKSVSDDSEKNMISKLKTECGCQFTSKLEGMFRDMSISNTIMDEFRQQIQTTLTSLSGVDLTVRVLTTGYWPTQSATPKCTIPPAPREAFEIFRRFYLAKHSGRQLTLQHHMGGADLNATFYGAVKKEDGSEVGVGGAQVTGSNTRKHILQVSTFQMTILMLFNNREKCTFEEIQQETDIPERELVRALQSLACGKPTQRVLTKEPKSKEIENGHVFTVNDQFTSKLHRVKIQTVAAKQGESDPERKETRQKVDDDRKHEIEAAIVRIMKSRKKMQHNVLVAEVTQQLRARFLPSPVVIKKRIEGLIEREYLARTPEDRKVYTYVA from the exons ATGTCAAACCTCAAAGGCGGCACGAAGAAGGACACCAAGATGAGGATACGAGCTTTCCCC GTACGGGAAGACGTCTTAAATTCTCTAAATAACAACTTCCTGCAAACACTCAATCAGGCTTGGAATGACCATCAAACTGCCATGGTTATGATCAGAGACATCCTCATGTATATG GACCGAGTCTATGTTCAACAAAACAATGTGGAGAATGTGTACAACCTTGGCCTCATCATATTCAGAGACCAGGTTGTGCGTTATGGCTGTATTCGAGACCATTTACGACAGACATTACTGGACATGATTGCACgtgagaggaaaggagaggttGTAGACAG AGGAGCTATCAGAAATGCCTGCCAGATGCTAATGATTCTTGGCCTGGATGGCAGGTCTGTGTATGAGGAGGACTTTGAGTGCCCTTTCTTAGATATGTCAGCTGAATTCTTCCAG atGGAGAGCCAAAAGTTCCTTGCAGAAAACAGTGCCAGTGTCTACATAAAGAAGGTAGAGGCCAGAATCAATGAAGAAATTGAACGAGTCATGCATTGCCTTGACAAGTCTACGGAGGAGCCCATTGTCAAGGTGGTGGAACGGGAGCTCATTTCTAAACACATGAAGACCATTGTAGAGATGGAGAACTCTGGTCTTGTCCATATGCTCAAGAATGGCAAGACAGAAG ATCTGGCATGCATGTACAAGCTGTTCAGTCGTGTGCCAAATGGCTTGAAAACAATGTGTGAGTGTATGAGCTCTTACTTGAGGGAGCAAGGTAAAGCTCTGGTGTCAGAAGAGGGAGAGGTCAAGAATCCTGTTGACTATATACAG GGCCTGCTAGACCTGAAAACACGATTTGATCGTTTCCTCCTCGAGTCCTTCAACAATGACAgactcttcaaacaaaccattgCGGGTGACTTTGAGTATTTCCTCAACCTCAATTCTCGTTCTCCAGAGTACCTGTCACTCTTCATCGATGATAAGCTCAAGAAGGGAGTCAAAGGC TTGACAGAGCAGGAAGTGGAGTCAATCCTTGACAAGGCCATGGTGCTGTTCAGGTTTATGCAGGAGAAGGATGTTTTTGAAAGGTACTACAAGCAGCATCTCGGCCGCAGGCTGCTCAGCAACAAGAGTGTTTCAGATGACTCCGAGAAGAACATGATCTCTAAACTCAAG ACAGAATGTGGTTGTCAATTCACCTCAAAACTGGAGGGGATGTTCAGAGATATGAGTATTTCCAACACTATCATGGATGAGTTCAGGCAACAGATACAAACCACATTA ACATCTCTAAGTGGTGTGGACCTCACAGTAAGAGTCCTCACCACTGGCTACTGGCCCACACAGTCGGCAACCCCCAAATGCACTATCCCTCCTGCTCCTAGAGAAGCCTTTGAAATCTTTAGAAG GTTTTACCTCGCCAAGCACAGTGGCAGACAGCTCACATTGCAACATCACATGGGTGGGGCAGACCTAAATGCTACTTTCTATGGAGCTGTTAAAAAG GAGGATGGTTCTGAGGTGGGTGTAGGAGGTGCACAGGTGACAGGTTCCAACACCCGTAAGCACATACTGCAGGTCTCCACCTTCCAGATGACCATCCTAATGCTCTTTAATAACAGAGAAAAGTGCACTTTTGAG GAGATCCAGCAGGAGACGGATATTCCAGAGCGGGAGTTGGTGCGAGCACTGCAGTCTTTGGCCTGTGGGAAGCCCACTCAGAGAGTTCTCACCAAGGAGCCAAAGTCCAAGGAGATTGAGAATGGCCACGTGTTTACAGTCAATGATCAGTTTACTTCCAAACTACACAGAGTCAAAATACAGACGG TTGCTGCTAAACAAGGGGAGTCAGACCCGGAAAGGAAAGAGACACGGCAGAAAGTGGATGATGACAGGAAACATGAGATAGAGGCAGCAATTGTCCGAATCATGAAGTCAAGGAAGAAGATGCAGCACAATGTCCTGGTGGCAGAG GTGACTCAACAGCTACGGGCACGTTTTCTTCCCAGTCCTGTGGTAATCAAAAAGCGCATAGAAGGACTAATAGAAAGAGAATACTTAGCGAGGACACCAGAAGATCGTAAAGTGTATACCTATGTGGCATAG
- the dhrs12lb gene encoding dehydrogenase/reductase SDR family member 12 isoform X2: MSMYRNTIWFLNGIHHYTRSGYEAASKDFQPQDLDVSVVGRSFMITGANSGIGRAAAMAIAKKGGTVHMVCRNKDKADEARLDIVDKSGNTEVYVHIVDMSETSEVWEFAEAFKKQYPSLNVLINNAGCMVNKREENSQGLEKNFATNTLGVYVLTQTLIPLLQKSRDPRVITVSSGGMLVQKLRDDDLQSEKGDFDGVMVYAQNKRQQVVLTQQWAKENTVIHFSVMHPGWTDTAAVSTSMPQFHQMMGERLRSVEQGADTVVWLALSRAAARTRSGQFFQDRQPVPAHLPLAWTHSSDKEIQSFLTHLETLARAVRSKPDPELKSQLSPSTPQFV; encoded by the exons ATGTCTATGTACCGGAACACCATCTGGTTTTTGAACGGAATCCACCACTACACCAGGTCA GGTTATGAGGCAGCATCTAAAGACTTTCAGCCCCAGGACCTTGACGTGTCCGTGGTGGGAAGGTCTTTTATGATCACCGGGGCCAACAGTGGAATTGGGAGAGCGGCAGCCATGGCCATAGCCAAGAAAG GAGGAACTGTCCACATGGTGTGTAGGAACAAAGATAAAGCTGATGAGGCCCGGCTGGACATTGTGGACAAATCTGGGAATACA GAGGTATATGTCCATATTGTGGACATGTCAGAGACATCTGAGGTCTGGGAGTTTGCAGAAGCTTTCAAGAAGCAATATCCATCTTTAAATGTGTTG ATTAATAATGCAGGGTGTATGGTGAACAAGCGAGAGGAAAACTCACAGGGACTGGAGAAGAACTTTGCAACCAATACTCTGG GGGTCTATGTCCTTACTCAGACTCTCATACCACTTCTCCAGAAGAGCCGGGATCCAAGAGTG ATCACTGTGTCCTCAGGAGGCATGCTGGTCCAGAAACTCAGAGATGATGACCTGCAGTCCGAGAAGGGCGACTTCGATGGCGTCATGGTCTATGCCCAGAAcaag AGACAGCAGGTGGTGCTGACACAACAGTGGGCCAAAGAAAACACTGTCATTCACTTCTCTGTGATGCATCCAGGCTGGACAGACACAGCAG CTGTTTCCACGTCAATGCCTCAGTTCCACCAGATGATGGGGGAAAGACTGCGCAGCGTAGAGCAAGGAGCTGACACCGTTGTGTGGCTGGCCTTGTCTAGAGCTGCTGCCAGAACACGCAGCGGGCAGTTCTTCCAAG ATCGTCAGCCTGTTCCTGCTCACCTGCCTCTGGCCTGGACTCACAGTTCTGATAAAGAGATTCAGAGTTTCCTAACTCACCTGGAGACTCTGGCCAGAGCTGTTCGGTCAAAACCTGATCCAGAGCTTAAAAGTCAGCTGAGCCCTTCAACACCTCAGTTTGTCTGA
- the ap1s3b gene encoding AP-1 complex subunit sigma-3b isoform X2: protein MMRFLLLFSRQGKLRLQKWFMPMSEREKKKIIRDMTTMVLARQPRTCNFLHWKDLKIIYKRYASLYFCLAVESQENELLALEIIHRYVELLDKYFGNVCELDIIFNFEKAYFILDEFLMGGEIQETSKQIVNRSIEASDMLQEGDNSEWYEVELFG, encoded by the exons ATG atgcgcttcctgctgctcttcagtcGCCAGGGGAAGCTGCGTCTACAGAAATGGTTCATGCCCATGtcagaaagggagaaaaagaagatcATCAGGGACATGACAACCATGGTGTTGGCACGGCAACCACGAACTTGTAACTTCCTGCACTGGAAAGACCTTAAAATTATTTACAAGAG ATATGCAAGTCTGTATTTCTGCTTGGCTGTAGAGAGCCAGGAGAATGAACTTCTAGCCTTGGAGATTATACATCGCTACGTGGAGCTGCTGGACAAATACTTTGGCAAT GTGTGTGAGCTGGATATCATCTTTAACTTTGAGAAGGCCTATTTCATCCTGGATGAGTTTCTAATGGGAGGTGAGATACAAGAAACGTCCAAACAGATTGTGAACCGCTCTATTGAGGCATCAGATATGTTGCAGGAG GGTGACAACAGTGAGTGGTATGAGGTGGAGCTGTTTGGATGA
- the LOC115057187 gene encoding cullin-3-like isoform X1 → MSNLKGGTKKDTKMRIRAFPMTMDEKYVNNIWDLLKNAIQEIQRKNNSGLSFEELYRNAYTMVLHKHGEKLYTGLREVVTEHLINKVREDVLNSLNNNFLQTLNQAWNDHQTAMVMIRDILMYMDRVYVQQNNVENVYNLGLIIFRDQVVRYGCIRDHLRQTLLDMIARERKGEVVDRGAIRNACQMLMILGLDGRSVYEEDFECPFLDMSAEFFQMESQKFLAENSASVYIKKVEARINEEIERVMHCLDKSTEEPIVKVVERELISKHMKTIVEMENSGLVHMLKNGKTEDLACMYKLFSRVPNGLKTMCECMSSYLREQGKALVSEEGEVKNPVDYIQGLLDLKTRFDRFLLESFNNDRLFKQTIAGDFEYFLNLNSRSPEYLSLFIDDKLKKGVKGLTEQEVESILDKAMVLFRFMQEKDVFERYYKQHLGRRLLSNKSVSDDSEKNMISKLKTECGCQFTSKLEGMFRDMSISNTIMDEFRQQIQTTLTSLSGVDLTVRVLTTGYWPTQSATPKCTIPPAPREAFEIFRRFYLAKHSGRQLTLQHHMGGADLNATFYGAVKKEDGSEVGVGGAQVTGSNTRKHILQVSTFQMTILMLFNNREKCTFEEIQQETDIPERELVRALQSLACGKPTQRVLTKEPKSKEIENGHVFTVNDQFTSKLHRVKIQTVAAKQGESDPERKETRQKVDDDRKHEIEAAIVRIMKSRKKMQHNVLVAEVTQQLRARFLPSPVVIKKRIEGLIEREYLARTPEDRKVYTYVA, encoded by the exons ATGTCAAACCTCAAAGGCGGCACGAAGAAGGACACCAAGATGAGGATACGAGCTTTCCCC ATGACAATGGATGAGAAGTACGTTAACAACATCTGGGACCTTCTAAAGAATGCCATCCAAGAGATCCAGAGGAAGAACAACAGTGGACTAAGCTTTGAAGAACTCTATAGGAATGCCTACACCATGGTGCTCCACAAACATGGGGAGAAGCTTTACACAGGCCTGAGGGAGGTTGTCACTGAGCACCTCATTAACAAA GTACGGGAAGACGTCTTAAATTCTCTAAATAACAACTTCCTGCAAACACTCAATCAGGCTTGGAATGACCATCAAACTGCCATGGTTATGATCAGAGACATCCTCATGTATATG GACCGAGTCTATGTTCAACAAAACAATGTGGAGAATGTGTACAACCTTGGCCTCATCATATTCAGAGACCAGGTTGTGCGTTATGGCTGTATTCGAGACCATTTACGACAGACATTACTGGACATGATTGCACgtgagaggaaaggagaggttGTAGACAG AGGAGCTATCAGAAATGCCTGCCAGATGCTAATGATTCTTGGCCTGGATGGCAGGTCTGTGTATGAGGAGGACTTTGAGTGCCCTTTCTTAGATATGTCAGCTGAATTCTTCCAG atGGAGAGCCAAAAGTTCCTTGCAGAAAACAGTGCCAGTGTCTACATAAAGAAGGTAGAGGCCAGAATCAATGAAGAAATTGAACGAGTCATGCATTGCCTTGACAAGTCTACGGAGGAGCCCATTGTCAAGGTGGTGGAACGGGAGCTCATTTCTAAACACATGAAGACCATTGTAGAGATGGAGAACTCTGGTCTTGTCCATATGCTCAAGAATGGCAAGACAGAAG ATCTGGCATGCATGTACAAGCTGTTCAGTCGTGTGCCAAATGGCTTGAAAACAATGTGTGAGTGTATGAGCTCTTACTTGAGGGAGCAAGGTAAAGCTCTGGTGTCAGAAGAGGGAGAGGTCAAGAATCCTGTTGACTATATACAG GGCCTGCTAGACCTGAAAACACGATTTGATCGTTTCCTCCTCGAGTCCTTCAACAATGACAgactcttcaaacaaaccattgCGGGTGACTTTGAGTATTTCCTCAACCTCAATTCTCGTTCTCCAGAGTACCTGTCACTCTTCATCGATGATAAGCTCAAGAAGGGAGTCAAAGGC TTGACAGAGCAGGAAGTGGAGTCAATCCTTGACAAGGCCATGGTGCTGTTCAGGTTTATGCAGGAGAAGGATGTTTTTGAAAGGTACTACAAGCAGCATCTCGGCCGCAGGCTGCTCAGCAACAAGAGTGTTTCAGATGACTCCGAGAAGAACATGATCTCTAAACTCAAG ACAGAATGTGGTTGTCAATTCACCTCAAAACTGGAGGGGATGTTCAGAGATATGAGTATTTCCAACACTATCATGGATGAGTTCAGGCAACAGATACAAACCACATTA ACATCTCTAAGTGGTGTGGACCTCACAGTAAGAGTCCTCACCACTGGCTACTGGCCCACACAGTCGGCAACCCCCAAATGCACTATCCCTCCTGCTCCTAGAGAAGCCTTTGAAATCTTTAGAAG GTTTTACCTCGCCAAGCACAGTGGCAGACAGCTCACATTGCAACATCACATGGGTGGGGCAGACCTAAATGCTACTTTCTATGGAGCTGTTAAAAAG GAGGATGGTTCTGAGGTGGGTGTAGGAGGTGCACAGGTGACAGGTTCCAACACCCGTAAGCACATACTGCAGGTCTCCACCTTCCAGATGACCATCCTAATGCTCTTTAATAACAGAGAAAAGTGCACTTTTGAG GAGATCCAGCAGGAGACGGATATTCCAGAGCGGGAGTTGGTGCGAGCACTGCAGTCTTTGGCCTGTGGGAAGCCCACTCAGAGAGTTCTCACCAAGGAGCCAAAGTCCAAGGAGATTGAGAATGGCCACGTGTTTACAGTCAATGATCAGTTTACTTCCAAACTACACAGAGTCAAAATACAGACGG TTGCTGCTAAACAAGGGGAGTCAGACCCGGAAAGGAAAGAGACACGGCAGAAAGTGGATGATGACAGGAAACATGAGATAGAGGCAGCAATTGTCCGAATCATGAAGTCAAGGAAGAAGATGCAGCACAATGTCCTGGTGGCAGAG GTGACTCAACAGCTACGGGCACGTTTTCTTCCCAGTCCTGTGGTAATCAAAAAGCGCATAGAAGGACTAATAGAAAGAGAATACTTAGCGAGGACACCAGAAGATCGTAAAGTGTATACCTATGTGGCATAG
- the dhrs12lb gene encoding dehydrogenase/reductase SDR family member 12 isoform X1, whose product MSMYRNTIWFLNGIHHYTRKGYEAASKDFQPQDLDVSVVGRSFMITGANSGIGRAAAMAIAKKGGTVHMVCRNKDKADEARLDIVDKSGNTEVYVHIVDMSETSEVWEFAEAFKKQYPSLNVLINNAGCMVNKREENSQGLEKNFATNTLGVYVLTQTLIPLLQKSRDPRVITVSSGGMLVQKLRDDDLQSEKGDFDGVMVYAQNKRQQVVLTQQWAKENTVIHFSVMHPGWTDTAAVSTSMPQFHQMMGERLRSVEQGADTVVWLALSRAAARTRSGQFFQDRQPVPAHLPLAWTHSSDKEIQSFLTHLETLARAVRSKPDPELKSQLSPSTPQFV is encoded by the exons ATGTCTATGTACCGGAACACCATCTGGTTTTTGAACGGAATCCACCACTACACCAG GAAGGGTTATGAGGCAGCATCTAAAGACTTTCAGCCCCAGGACCTTGACGTGTCCGTGGTGGGAAGGTCTTTTATGATCACCGGGGCCAACAGTGGAATTGGGAGAGCGGCAGCCATGGCCATAGCCAAGAAAG GAGGAACTGTCCACATGGTGTGTAGGAACAAAGATAAAGCTGATGAGGCCCGGCTGGACATTGTGGACAAATCTGGGAATACA GAGGTATATGTCCATATTGTGGACATGTCAGAGACATCTGAGGTCTGGGAGTTTGCAGAAGCTTTCAAGAAGCAATATCCATCTTTAAATGTGTTG ATTAATAATGCAGGGTGTATGGTGAACAAGCGAGAGGAAAACTCACAGGGACTGGAGAAGAACTTTGCAACCAATACTCTGG GGGTCTATGTCCTTACTCAGACTCTCATACCACTTCTCCAGAAGAGCCGGGATCCAAGAGTG ATCACTGTGTCCTCAGGAGGCATGCTGGTCCAGAAACTCAGAGATGATGACCTGCAGTCCGAGAAGGGCGACTTCGATGGCGTCATGGTCTATGCCCAGAAcaag AGACAGCAGGTGGTGCTGACACAACAGTGGGCCAAAGAAAACACTGTCATTCACTTCTCTGTGATGCATCCAGGCTGGACAGACACAGCAG CTGTTTCCACGTCAATGCCTCAGTTCCACCAGATGATGGGGGAAAGACTGCGCAGCGTAGAGCAAGGAGCTGACACCGTTGTGTGGCTGGCCTTGTCTAGAGCTGCTGCCAGAACACGCAGCGGGCAGTTCTTCCAAG ATCGTCAGCCTGTTCCTGCTCACCTGCCTCTGGCCTGGACTCACAGTTCTGATAAAGAGATTCAGAGTTTCCTAACTCACCTGGAGACTCTGGCCAGAGCTGTTCGGTCAAAACCTGATCCAGAGCTTAAAAGTCAGCTGAGCCCTTCAACACCTCAGTTTGTCTGA